Proteins encoded by one window of Teretinema zuelzerae:
- a CDS encoding helix-turn-helix domain-containing protein: METAKNAVKSMESSMTADQIKRARNEAEREILSIRLSELRERRGIKQSEMGSFSQTAVSKLERRKDMKLSTLIEYLDGIGMGLELRVYPKETNGISETEMLLKV, from the coding sequence ATGGAAACAGCAAAGAACGCGGTTAAAAGTATGGAATCTTCGATGACTGCAGATCAGATTAAACGCGCACGAAATGAGGCTGAACGAGAAATACTATCAATTCGTCTTTCCGAGCTTCGGGAACGCCGTGGGATTAAACAGTCGGAAATGGGCTCTTTTAGCCAGACTGCTGTATCCAAATTGGAACGACGAAAAGATATGAAGCTATCAACATTAATTGAATATCTTGATGGAATTGGAATGGGTCTGGAACTTCGTGTATATCCAAAAGAAACAAACGGGATATCTGAAACAGAGATGCTTCTTAAGGTATAG
- a CDS encoding restriction endonuclease subunit S, with amino-acid sequence MKLSDLFEIHNGLTTTNLTIYSKSFPGSIPFLRPSSTQQRTLAGWIKKESISSEDVYPIGSLFVSTNGEGSHTYSYVSQFEFACNSDVSVLLPKKNMSISEKIYYAKCITANRFRFSYGRKPKGNRLKDIDLPNAIPIWVQSLKLDDITLNLDIYKYTTPSKSITTGDREYVRLSEIFDVNYGTSLELNRLDKTTKSNGGIPFISRVMGNNGVSAYVKKISGIDPIQANVLSCALGGNVLSTFLQEEPFYSGRDVAYLVPKYDLSKEELLFYCYCIELNKFRFSYGRQANRSLKHLYIPSISSIPEWVYGSVNRVIESIDISPSPSLAQAIL; translated from the coding sequence ATGAAACTGAGTGATCTGTTTGAAATACATAATGGCTTAACAACAACAAACCTCACAATATATTCAAAATCTTTTCCTGGAAGCATTCCTTTTCTACGGCCATCTAGTACTCAACAAAGAACTCTTGCAGGTTGGATTAAGAAAGAATCAATATCATCCGAAGATGTTTATCCGATCGGATCATTGTTTGTATCAACAAACGGAGAGGGTAGTCATACATATTCATATGTGTCGCAATTTGAATTTGCATGTAATTCAGATGTGTCTGTTCTTCTTCCAAAAAAAAATATGAGCATTTCTGAGAAAATTTATTATGCCAAATGCATAACAGCAAATAGGTTTCGTTTTTCATATGGAAGGAAACCAAAGGGAAATCGTCTGAAAGATATTGATCTTCCAAATGCTATTCCAATATGGGTTCAATCTTTGAAACTCGATGATATTACGCTGAATCTCGACATCTATAAATACACCACACCTTCAAAATCTATAACCACTGGTGACAGAGAATATGTTAGATTGTCTGAAATTTTTGATGTAAATTATGGTACATCTTTAGAACTCAATAGACTTGATAAAACGACAAAATCAAATGGTGGAATTCCATTTATATCCCGAGTAATGGGGAATAATGGAGTTTCTGCATATGTAAAGAAGATCAGTGGTATTGATCCTATTCAGGCAAATGTGCTTAGTTGTGCATTAGGTGGTAATGTTCTTTCGACATTCTTGCAGGAAGAACCATTTTATTCTGGTAGAGATGTTGCGTATTTAGTTCCAAAATATGATTTAAGTAAAGAAGAGTTATTATTCTATTGTTATTGCATTGAACTGAATAAATTCAGATTTAGTTATGGTAGACAAGCAAATAGAAGCTTGAAACATTTATACATTCCTTCAATAAGCAGTATACCAGAATGGGTATATGGATCGGTAAATCGCGTTATAGAAAGTATTGATATATCGCCTTCGCCATCCCTGGCTCAGGCGATTTTGTAG
- a CDS encoding protein kinase family protein: MNEDERKLITETMNVMHGLRSEMQEFRGEMKEFKQTAVIRITGLEAAANECQKNPAVCANARALDAHLKDHKGSKGLAVSIWAVCVSTVMCAFTIVMALMKRS; encoded by the coding sequence TTGAACGAGGACGAGAGAAAACTGATAACGGAGACAATGAACGTGATGCACGGACTCCGCTCGGAGATGCAGGAGTTCCGCGGCGAAATGAAAGAATTCAAGCAGACTGCGGTCATCAGGATTACGGGACTTGAGGCGGCGGCAAACGAATGCCAGAAGAATCCCGCTGTCTGCGCGAATGCTCGTGCCCTCGATGCCCACCTGAAAGACCACAAGGGAAGCAAGGGACTGGCAGTGTCGATATGGGCGGTCTGTGTTTCGACCGTGATGTGCGCCTTTACGATAGTGATGGCGTTGATGAAAAGGAGCTGA
- a CDS encoding transglutaminase-like domain-containing protein: protein MEGNLASTVLLNYESASVQALIASRGWSALSRRERILGIYNFVRDDIGFGYNEDDAIPASQVLSDGYGQCNTKGILFMALLRGVGIPCRFHGFTIDKALQKGAITGIWYALAPREIVHSWVEIFFEEKWINIEGFILDMAYLRAVQAKFPEIRGGFCGYGIATDCFESPAVDWIGDDTYIQKEGIKQDFGIFTNPDEFFAEHSQPMGPLKRFIFRSITRHAMNARVARIRSGEGKH, encoded by the coding sequence ATGGAAGGGAACCTTGCGTCGACAGTACTGCTGAACTATGAGTCAGCGAGCGTGCAAGCGCTCATCGCCTCACGCGGTTGGAGCGCTCTCTCACGACGGGAGCGTATCCTCGGGATTTACAATTTCGTCCGGGACGATATCGGTTTCGGGTACAACGAGGATGACGCTATACCCGCCTCACAGGTGTTAAGCGACGGGTACGGACAATGCAACACCAAAGGGATCCTTTTCATGGCACTGCTGCGGGGTGTCGGTATCCCTTGCCGGTTTCATGGTTTCACGATCGATAAGGCTCTCCAGAAGGGAGCGATCACCGGCATTTGGTACGCTCTCGCCCCGCGGGAAATCGTTCACAGTTGGGTTGAGATTTTCTTTGAAGAGAAGTGGATAAATATTGAGGGGTTCATCCTCGATATGGCTTACCTTCGGGCCGTGCAGGCAAAATTCCCTGAAATCCGTGGTGGGTTCTGCGGATACGGAATTGCCACCGATTGTTTTGAATCCCCTGCGGTGGATTGGATTGGGGACGATACCTATATCCAGAAGGAGGGGATCAAGCAGGATTTCGGTATCTTCACAAATCCGGACGAATTTTTCGCCGAACATTCCCAACCCATGGGCCCACTCAAACGTTTCATTTTCCGGTCGATAACCCGGCATGCGATGAATGCCCGAGTTGCGAGGATAAGGTCTGGAGAAGGAAAACACTAA
- a CDS encoding HsdM family class I SAM-dependent methyltransferase, whose amino-acid sequence MGKSERITENIVREMFRKNGYYEHDNNITIEEQKSEIVKVKNILSKASKNQKGNAGYPEFIVSNKKDHKFLIVFECKPDVRKHQSENLDKPVEYAVDGVMHYATHLSKYYNIVAVAVSGVTESSLRVSNYVYASGSQQARVLTNESGLPISQILPYDDYYRLAAYDPEISQRRQSDLLAFSRELHELIWTKAKISEEEKPLLVSGTLIALMNTSFLRTFSTLDSEDIQEAWLGAIKKELDKADIPQGKKDTMLQPYTTIAVHPNLGKPDSKTAKEYPDGVFKEIITRISDNVWPYISVYHDFDVVGQFYGEFLKYTAGDKKALGIVLTPRHVAEIFALIANVNPKSKVLDICAGTGGFLISAMQLMLKKAKTEAERTDIKRNRLIGIENSPKMFALAASNMILRGDGKANLHQASCFDEAVIKSVRSMKPNVGMLNPPYSQSKGDAELHELYFVKQMLDCLTVGSIGIAIVPISCAIAPHPIKAEMMKYHTLDAVMSMPQELFYPVGVVTCIMVWIAGIPHSESNKKTWFGYWRDDGFVKTKHRGRIDLNDKWASIRDRWVENYRNREVHPGESALSEVDWKDEWTAEAYIDTDYDKITKDDFETEIKKYLLFKLMLEIKGGSEDEGELDETE is encoded by the coding sequence ATGGGCAAGAGTGAACGAATTACTGAAAACATTGTAAGAGAGATGTTTCGAAAAAATGGTTATTATGAGCATGATAACAATATCACAATAGAAGAGCAAAAATCTGAAATCGTAAAAGTGAAAAATATTCTATCAAAAGCAAGCAAAAATCAAAAAGGCAATGCTGGTTATCCTGAGTTTATTGTCTCTAACAAGAAGGACCATAAGTTTCTTATCGTCTTTGAATGCAAACCTGATGTGAGAAAGCACCAAAGCGAAAACCTTGATAAACCTGTGGAGTATGCTGTAGACGGCGTAATGCACTATGCCACTCATTTGTCAAAATATTATAACATAGTGGCAGTTGCAGTTAGCGGGGTGACAGAAAGTTCCTTACGAGTATCTAATTATGTTTATGCTTCTGGAAGTCAACAAGCGCGAGTACTAACAAATGAATCAGGTTTGCCAATTTCTCAAATATTGCCATATGATGACTATTACCGTCTTGCAGCTTACGATCCTGAAATTTCACAACGCAGACAATCTGATTTATTGGCCTTTTCCAGAGAATTACATGAATTAATATGGACTAAAGCAAAAATATCTGAAGAAGAGAAACCGCTTTTAGTTAGTGGTACTTTAATTGCATTAATGAATACATCATTTTTACGAACATTTTCTACATTAGATTCTGAAGATATTCAGGAAGCATGGTTGGGTGCAATAAAAAAAGAACTAGATAAAGCTGATATTCCACAAGGTAAGAAAGATACAATGTTACAACCATATACGACAATAGCAGTCCATCCAAATCTAGGCAAACCTGATTCAAAAACTGCAAAAGAATACCCAGATGGCGTATTTAAGGAAATAATCACACGCATTTCCGATAATGTTTGGCCATATATTAGTGTATATCATGATTTTGATGTTGTTGGACAGTTTTATGGGGAGTTTTTAAAGTATACCGCAGGGGATAAAAAGGCATTAGGAATAGTCCTTACTCCTCGACATGTAGCTGAAATATTTGCACTCATTGCAAATGTTAATCCTAAATCAAAGGTACTAGATATTTGCGCGGGAACTGGAGGATTCCTCATTTCTGCAATGCAACTCATGCTTAAAAAAGCAAAAACTGAAGCTGAAAGAACTGATATTAAGCGAAACAGATTAATTGGTATTGAAAATAGCCCAAAAATGTTTGCACTTGCTGCTTCAAACATGATATTACGGGGCGATGGTAAAGCTAACTTACATCAAGCTAGTTGTTTCGATGAGGCCGTCATAAAATCTGTCAGAAGCATGAAACCTAATGTAGGAATGCTAAATCCGCCATATTCTCAGTCAAAAGGTGATGCAGAATTACATGAGCTATACTTTGTAAAACAAATGTTAGATTGTTTAACAGTTGGCTCTATAGGTATCGCAATAGTACCTATTTCGTGTGCAATTGCACCACATCCAATAAAAGCAGAAATGATGAAATACCATACCCTGGATGCTGTAATGTCGATGCCACAAGAATTATTTTATCCTGTAGGAGTAGTAACATGTATTATGGTTTGGATAGCAGGGATACCTCATTCAGAAAGCAATAAAAAAACATGGTTTGGCTATTGGAGAGATGATGGTTTTGTTAAGACAAAACATCGAGGAAGAATTGACTTAAATGATAAGTGGGCATCAATAAGAGATAGATGGGTAGAAAACTATCGAAATCGAGAGGTCCATCCTGGCGAAAGCGCTCTTTCAGAAGTTGATTGGAAAGATGAATGGACAGCGGAAGCTTATATTGACACTGATTATGATAAAATAACAAAAGATGACTTTGAAACAGAGATCAAAAAGTATCTCCTATTTAAATTAATGCTAGAAATTAAAGGTGGTTCGGAAGATGAAGGTGAATTAGATGAAACTGAGTGA
- a CDS encoding YdeI/OmpD-associated family protein, translated as MNEDVVVLEFENRVKYREWLVINHKKENSIWIEFKKGNKDFTANDALEESICFGWIDGVMKSINDERYRKYFSKRKDVHKWSEKNKQIFRKMVDNNAMTKSGVDVYLPEISNENTQLSIEDKIECLRNVLQTMPEIVRLYNEKPLSKQKQFAGFYCDAKTEETKNKRRNKIIDALQNNYNGMLY; from the coding sequence ATGAATGAAGATGTTGTTGTTCTTGAATTTGAGAATAGGGTTAAATATAGAGAATGGTTGGTAATTAATCACAAAAAAGAAAATAGTATTTGGATAGAGTTTAAAAAGGGTAATAAAGATTTTACTGCAAATGACGCACTAGAGGAATCAATCTGCTTTGGATGGATTGATGGGGTTATGAAGTCAATAAATGATGAAAGATATAGAAAATATTTTTCAAAAAGAAAAGATGTTCATAAATGGTCAGAGAAGAATAAGCAAATATTTAGGAAAATGGTAGATAATAATGCAATGACAAAATCCGGTGTTGATGTTTATTTACCAGAAATTAGCAACGAAAATACTCAATTAAGTATAGAAGATAAAATAGAGTGTTTAAGAAATGTGCTTCAAACAATGCCCGAAATAGTAAGATTATACAATGAAAAACCATTATCAAAACAAAAGCAATTTGCTGGCTTTTATTGTGATGCTAAAACCGAAGAAACAAAAAATAAAAGAAGAAATAAAATAATTGATGCACTCCAAAATAACTATAACGGAATGTTGTATTAA
- a CDS encoding GIY-YIG nuclease family protein — protein sequence MELKENTGYLYVLFHPDLPHYYKLGQTTKHPMERLKSHNTDRTKILGKLVQLTNKPWQLIYYVPVTNPRKAESATLWYDVLPRWDNLELNNGDVIVVIEDIIKSPYLDQDKYNFLLGTELVFYDYKSLIESFERGWERDGLVDQCDELIKKVKDERLKNDKRHRYKDD from the coding sequence ATGGAATTAAAAGAGAACACAGGGTATTTATACGTATTATTTCACCCAGATCTTCCGCATTATTACAAGTTAGGTCAAACTACAAAACATCCAATGGAGAGGCTTAAAAGTCATAATACTGACAGAACTAAGATACTTGGGAAACTAGTTCAGCTTACTAATAAACCATGGCAACTTATTTATTATGTGCCTGTTACAAATCCACGAAAAGCTGAATCTGCGACTCTCTGGTATGACGTATTACCTCGTTGGGATAATTTAGAGCTCAATAATGGGGATGTAATTGTAGTTATAGAAGACATTATTAAAAGTCCATATCTTGATCAAGATAAATACAATTTTTTATTAGGAACAGAACTTGTTTTTTATGATTACAAATCGTTGATTGAATCATTTGAACGAGGCTGGGAACGAGATGGATTAGTTGATCAATGTGATGAATTAATAAAAAAAGTTAAAGACGAAAGATTGAAAAATGATAAACGACATCGTTATAAGGATGATTAA
- a CDS encoding C40 family peptidase yields the protein MGGLCFDRDVRLYDSDGVDEKELNAVIVWEKLFEVEKKQFEAMTVREKFIYFLLLQYRSPYLWGMELPSGADCSGAVCLALAAATGCVIRTTAEGLYRKYFTLRNPGPDDIQAVFFTTTYDREHGDRLAKKGEVVHVAGIIHDGVVMNVVEPKADIRLVLSLRHSYSLMGCDLVIRGLDMQSLRDAGRDGTDLFGLDAEFSQFVKEEKPIAQ from the coding sequence ATGGGCGGTCTGTGTTTCGACCGTGATGTGCGCCTTTACGATAGTGATGGCGTTGATGAAAAGGAGCTGAATGCAGTGATCGTGTGGGAAAAACTTTTCGAAGTCGAGAAAAAGCAGTTTGAGGCAATGACGGTGCGGGAGAAATTTATCTACTTTCTTTTGCTTCAGTATCGCTCGCCGTATCTTTGGGGAATGGAATTACCCTCGGGCGCCGACTGCTCCGGCGCAGTGTGTCTGGCGTTGGCTGCCGCAACCGGATGCGTGATACGGACGACGGCCGAGGGGCTGTACCGGAAGTATTTTACGCTTCGGAATCCCGGACCGGACGACATACAGGCCGTGTTCTTTACGACGACTTACGACCGCGAGCATGGAGACCGCCTAGCCAAGAAAGGCGAGGTAGTCCATGTGGCCGGAATAATTCATGACGGGGTTGTCATGAATGTGGTGGAGCCGAAGGCGGATATCCGGCTCGTTTTATCGCTGCGTCATTCGTATTCACTTATGGGTTGCGACCTGGTGATCCGGGGACTTGATATGCAGTCTCTCCGGGATGCTGGGCGTGACGGGACTGACCTTTTCGGTCTTGATGCTGAATTTTCGCAATTTGTGAAGGAGGAAAAACCAATTGCCCAATGA
- a CDS encoding tyrosine-type recombinase/integrase, which yields MDPLTKTLTYGRTTHQRDRDAALLTAYKWLEQGIPGKQAESTPVAQILSFDTALAQLKQLNINASETERLLALLNTKGQACAKADPVATKPTGHPFIQFLLDFWNYDKSKYIQGLLAHGTGITRRHCYEMANRVNTYWEPAFGKTITIEELKDEDIEEFLLKQKTAIREIKNKKTGTTEIVTTALSGATVNKILNSIRKPLKWAMKKNIISYDPTASLDSFSSKIKERGILEDNEVQALITLDWKDKRARVATLTSMTTGLRAGELLGLRVQDIREKSISVEHGWNTKDRLKTTKNGKSREVILLPYIRTILLEYAKTSPHGFKPDSFVFWSPLYADQPCDTKKFNDGFYEALGDIKITEENRKTRNIVFHSWRHYNATIIADHLDERTAQLLLGHLTASMTKRYADHATKKQLDIAATALDETFGTSFKFGSGT from the coding sequence GTGGACCCGCTCACCAAAACCCTGACATATGGTCGCACAACCCACCAACGGGACCGCGACGCCGCCCTTCTGACCGCCTACAAATGGCTTGAACAGGGCATTCCCGGCAAACAAGCCGAAAGCACTCCGGTCGCTCAAATTCTATCCTTCGATACCGCCCTTGCCCAACTGAAACAGCTCAACATCAATGCATCGGAAACTGAACGACTTTTGGCGCTGCTGAATACTAAAGGCCAGGCCTGCGCCAAAGCCGATCCAGTCGCCACAAAACCGACCGGGCACCCCTTCATACAGTTTCTGCTTGACTTCTGGAACTACGACAAATCGAAATATATACAAGGCCTCCTTGCGCACGGTACGGGCATCACTCGCCGCCATTGCTACGAAATGGCAAACCGGGTCAATACCTATTGGGAACCGGCTTTCGGTAAGACAATCACCATCGAGGAGCTGAAAGATGAAGATATCGAAGAATTTCTCCTGAAACAAAAAACTGCGATACGCGAAATCAAAAACAAAAAGACCGGGACTACAGAAATAGTGACCACCGCGCTATCGGGCGCGACCGTCAACAAGATCCTGAACTCAATACGCAAACCCCTGAAATGGGCCATGAAAAAGAATATCATCAGCTATGATCCCACGGCGTCCCTCGATTCGTTCAGTTCGAAAATAAAGGAGAGGGGAATACTCGAAGACAACGAAGTCCAGGCGCTCATTACGCTTGACTGGAAGGACAAGCGCGCCCGGGTCGCGACCCTCACCTCAATGACAACAGGACTCCGCGCCGGGGAACTCCTCGGCCTCCGGGTACAGGACATCAGGGAAAAAAGCATATCGGTCGAGCACGGATGGAATACCAAAGACCGCCTGAAGACGACAAAAAACGGAAAATCCCGCGAAGTGATTCTTTTGCCGTACATCCGGACTATTTTGCTTGAATACGCCAAGACCTCCCCGCACGGATTCAAGCCCGACAGTTTCGTTTTCTGGTCACCACTGTACGCCGATCAGCCCTGTGACACCAAGAAATTCAATGACGGTTTCTATGAAGCCCTGGGCGATATCAAGATCACTGAAGAAAACCGTAAAACACGGAATATCGTGTTCCATTCCTGGAGGCACTACAATGCGACCATCATTGCCGATCACCTGGACGAGCGGACAGCGCAGCTTCTCCTCGGGCATCTTACCGCCTCGATGACCAAACGTTATGCCGACCATGCGACAAAAAAACAGCTGGATATCGCGGCCACCGCACTCGACGAGACCTTCGGGACCTCATTCAAATTCGGCTCAGGAACGTAA
- a CDS encoding DNA primase family protein — protein MSDGDEQVSFDAKLLRVDDFVAGKEQFTDLTNGEQFVKEFREKIRFCTAWNKWLIWDGNTWHPDDCNEIYALVKSFIRGMYLKTGPLCDAERSVLLRSHLIKSESIRKRQALIESASHEQAVRLFPHEVDSDPFVFNVQNGTIDLRTGILHEPMKEKFITKCAKVVHDRNAQSPEWNMFLLRIMDGNGRLITFLQKAVGWALTGDMSEQVMFILYGSGANGKSTFLNAIMEILGDYAMSSPTETFMKKHGEGISNDIARLRGTRFVTTVEAEEGKRMSEPLIKQVTGQDMMTARFLYGEYFDFAPSFKIFMATNHKPVIRGNDHGIWRRIRLVPFTVTIPYEERDPNLMEKLRKEAPGILNWMVEGCLLWQKEWLGEPEEVKLATEEYQEDMDLIGSFIRECCIVDPSGYLRIGSGELYRAYTVWCEKNSERPYAQRIFGIHLQNMGVGKERDSTTRYWKGIAIRTES, from the coding sequence TTGAGCGACGGGGATGAACAGGTATCTTTTGATGCCAAACTCCTGCGCGTCGATGATTTTGTCGCGGGAAAAGAACAGTTTACCGACCTCACGAACGGAGAACAGTTCGTAAAGGAATTCCGGGAGAAAATCCGCTTCTGCACGGCCTGGAACAAATGGCTGATCTGGGACGGGAATACCTGGCATCCCGATGACTGCAATGAAATATATGCGCTGGTCAAATCGTTCATTCGGGGCATGTACCTGAAAACGGGACCGCTCTGCGACGCGGAGCGGTCGGTGCTTCTCCGTTCGCATTTGATCAAGAGCGAATCGATACGGAAGAGGCAGGCACTGATCGAGAGCGCGAGCCATGAACAGGCGGTAAGGCTCTTCCCGCACGAGGTTGACAGCGACCCTTTTGTTTTCAACGTCCAAAACGGCACGATTGACCTCCGTACCGGGATACTCCATGAACCGATGAAGGAAAAGTTCATCACGAAGTGCGCAAAAGTTGTCCACGACAGGAATGCGCAAAGCCCTGAATGGAACATGTTCCTGCTGCGGATAATGGACGGGAACGGACGTCTCATTACCTTTTTGCAGAAGGCGGTCGGCTGGGCGCTGACCGGGGACATGAGCGAACAGGTTATGTTTATTCTCTACGGTTCGGGGGCGAACGGCAAAAGCACGTTTCTCAATGCCATCATGGAAATTCTCGGAGATTACGCGATGTCGAGCCCGACCGAAACCTTCATGAAAAAGCACGGGGAAGGAATCTCGAACGATATCGCGCGCCTGCGGGGAACGCGTTTTGTCACGACGGTTGAGGCCGAGGAAGGAAAGCGGATGAGCGAGCCACTCATCAAGCAGGTAACCGGACAGGACATGATGACGGCACGGTTTCTGTATGGCGAGTATTTCGACTTTGCCCCGAGCTTCAAGATTTTCATGGCCACGAACCACAAACCGGTAATCAGGGGAAATGACCACGGAATCTGGCGGCGTATCCGTCTGGTTCCCTTTACGGTAACGATACCCTACGAAGAGCGAGACCCGAACCTGATGGAAAAATTGCGGAAGGAGGCTCCCGGGATTCTCAACTGGATGGTCGAAGGATGTCTCCTGTGGCAAAAGGAATGGCTCGGTGAACCGGAAGAAGTAAAACTCGCAACCGAGGAATACCAGGAGGATATGGATCTTATCGGCTCCTTTATCAGGGAATGCTGCATTGTGGACCCGAGCGGGTATCTTCGAATCGGCTCAGGGGAACTGTACCGCGCGTATACGGTATGGTGCGAAAAGAACAGCGAGAGGCCGTATGCCCAGCGGATATTCGGCATACACCTGCAGAACATGGGTGTGGGAAAGGAGCGGGATTCCACAACGCGGTACTGGAAAGGTATTGCGATCAGGACAGAAAGTTGA
- a CDS encoding undecaprenyl-diphosphate phosphatase: MRDFFAAFILGCIEGITEFLPISSTGHLILVHQWIKFEIHFQNMFDVVIQLGAICAVILHFRHRFLPFGLKNGNQKNPFPSHLWLKICIGAFPALAIGFFTGNAIQSKLLVPQVVAGTLIGWGFMLILIENHQVNKSARIHSIENLGYGTAFGIGMVQCLALIPGTSRSAATIIGAMLLGCSRLVAAEFSFFLAIPVMVAASCYSLLKYGMSMNGHELLILVIGFMTSFTIAAIVLRNFIKYVESHTFICFGIYRIILGMAVVIMIFLAK; encoded by the coding sequence ATGAGAGATTTCTTTGCCGCGTTTATATTGGGTTGTATTGAAGGCATAACTGAATTCCTTCCGATTTCTTCCACCGGACATTTGATTCTTGTCCACCAATGGATAAAATTCGAGATACATTTCCAAAATATGTTTGATGTCGTTATTCAACTCGGTGCAATCTGCGCAGTTATTCTTCATTTTCGTCATCGGTTTTTGCCATTTGGCCTAAAAAACGGGAACCAAAAAAATCCTTTTCCCTCACATTTATGGTTGAAAATATGTATTGGAGCTTTTCCTGCACTTGCCATAGGGTTTTTCACTGGAAACGCTATACAGTCCAAACTGCTAGTCCCCCAAGTAGTTGCAGGTACATTGATTGGATGGGGATTCATGTTGATCTTAATTGAAAACCATCAGGTAAATAAATCCGCCAGAATTCATTCAATCGAGAATCTCGGATACGGAACGGCTTTCGGCATCGGGATGGTACAGTGCCTTGCACTTATTCCGGGAACTTCCCGTTCGGCCGCTACAATAATCGGAGCGATGCTGCTTGGTTGCTCCCGTCTGGTCGCGGCTGAATTTTCCTTCTTTCTGGCAATTCCGGTGATGGTCGCGGCGAGTTGTTACTCGCTTCTGAAATATGGTATGTCAATGAATGGCCATGAACTATTGATACTGGTAATCGGGTTCATGACATCTTTTACAATAGCAGCCATAGTATTACGCAACTTTATAAAATATGTAGAATCGCATACATTCATTTGCTTCGGAATTTATCGAATTATTCTGGGAATGGCGGTCGTGATAATGATTTTTCTGGCAAAGTGA